A window from Drosophila miranda strain MSH22 chromosome Y unlocalized genomic scaffold, D.miranda_PacBio2.1 Contig_Y2_pilon, whole genome shotgun sequence encodes these proteins:
- the LOC117192997 gene encoding uncharacterized protein LOC117192997 has protein sequence MSVSLQIEKLGEDNYDVWSMSMRSVLITTDLWTYVSGKTERPQEEAAGIRERLAQWDKADQKALACIILNVKATQLMHIKSCTTSKQAWQKLRHVHVSVGPVRKVQLYQKLLRQNMQNGDNVVQYVNSFVEITEKLAELNIDIQDELKVIMLLSSLPSGWENFVVAIETRDSLPSFETVKVKILEEGARKDERDDRELAVQAVYAHTQTQRNGARSKNYGASRKDGKRDCQKSNEHREFRGKCYKCKQSGHRASECKSNKDNTKECVRDEKL, from the exons atgagtgtgtctctgcaaattgaaaaattgGGGGAAGACAATTACGATGTGTGGTCTATGTCCATGCGTAGTGTATTGATCACAACGGATTTGTGGACATATGTAAGTGGTAAAACCGAAAGGCCACAGGAGGAAGCAGCAGGAATACGGGAACGCttggcacagtgggacaaggctgatcaaaaggcgttggcatgtattatattaaatgtaaaagcaACGCAGTTGATGCACATAAAGTCGTGCACAACGTCGAAGCAGGCGTGGCAAAAATTACGCCATGTACATGTGTCAGTGGGACCAGTGCGAAAGGTACAGTTATaccaaaaacttttgcggcaaaatatgcaaaacggTGATAACGTGGTACAATATGTAAATTCTTTCGTGGAAATTACTGAAAAGTTAGCCGAGCTAAATATCGACATTCAAGACGAGCTAAAAGTAATAATGTTGTTGTCGAGCTTGCCCAGCGGTTGGGAAAATTTCGTCGTGGCGATAGAAAcacgcgacagtctgccgtCGTTCGAAACGGTAAAAGTAAAAATACTTGAAGAAGGAGCACGTAAAGACGAAAGAGACGATCGTGAGCTTGCTGTACAGGCAgtgtacgcacacacacagactcaAAGAAACGGTGCGCGTTCGAAGAATTACGGCGCCAGTCGAAAAGACGGCAAACGAGACTGCCAGAAATCCAACGAGCATCGCGAGTTTCGAGGAAAATGCTAcaaatgtaaacaaagcgGGCACCGCGCATCCGagtgcaaaagcaacaaagatAATACGAAAGAGTGCGTAAGGGATGAAAAat TATAG